In Bombus affinis isolate iyBomAffi1 chromosome 8, iyBomAffi1.2, whole genome shotgun sequence, the following proteins share a genomic window:
- the LOC126919616 gene encoding adenosylhomocysteinase-like 1 isoform X2, protein MADSGDAVNSTSSGKEARNTVTDGPVTDPASNNKSLEASNSAFHGARTKLDSKSGALKKSSRYRSRSLSASSTDSYSSGSSSDEDDVSPREKLQKTENGFTDFCVRNINQHAFGRREIEIAEQEMPGIMALRKRAADDKPLKNAKIVGCTHINAQTAVLIETLVHLGAQVRWAACNIYSTQNEVAAALAHAGYPIFAWRGETEEDFWWCIDKCVAAENWQPNMILDDGGDATHLMLKKYNAMFKMIQGIVEESVTGVHRLYQLSKAGKLSVPAMNVNDSVTKTKFDNLYSCRESIIDSLKRSTDIMFGGKQVVICGYGEVGKGCCQALKGLGCIVYITEIDPICALQASMDGFRVMKLNEVIRNVDIVITATGNKNVVTREHMDKMKNGCVVCNMGHSNTEIDINSLRTPDLTWEKVRSQVDHVIWPDGKRIVLLAEGRLVNLSCSSIPSFVVSITAATQALALIELFNAPSGRYKSDVYLLPKKMDEYVASLHLPTFDAHLTELTDEQAKYMGLNKAGPFKPNYYRY, encoded by the exons ATGGCTGACAGCGGGGATGCTGTGAATAGTACGTCTTCAGGGAAAGAGGCTAGAAATACCGTCACCGATGGTCCCGTCACCGATCCAGCATCAAACAACAAG AGCCTAGAGGCATCAAATAGTGCCTTTCACGGCGCGAGAACAAAATTA GATTCCAAGTCTGGAGCTTTGAAGAAGTCGAGCCGTTATCGTAGTCGATCTTTGTCAGCCAGTAGCACAGATAGTTACAGTTCTG GAAGTTCATCGGACGAAGATGACGTGTCACCTCGTGAAAAACTTCAAAAAACAGAAAATGGTTTCACAGATTTTTGTGTGCGCAACATTAATCAACATGCATTTGGTAGAAGAGAGATAGAAATAGCGGAACAAGAAATGCCGGGAATTATGGCACTTCGTAAACGTGCCGCCGATGATAAG CCATTGAAAAATGCTAAAATCGTTGGGTGCACTCATATCAATGCTCAAACTGCTGTTCTTATTGAAACCTTAGTACATTTGGGTGCACAAGTTAGGTGGGCAGCATGTAACATATATTCTACTCAAAATGAAGTGGCTGCTGCCCTGGCTCATGCTGGTTATCCAATTTTCGCTTGGCGTGGTGAAACAGAAGAAGATTTTTGGTGGTGTATTGATAAATGTGTAGCTGCTGAAAATTGGCAACCTAATATGATATTAGATGATGGTGGTGATGCAACACATTTAATGCTCAAAAAATATAATGCTATGTTTAAAATGATTCAAG GAATTGTTGAAGAGAGTGTAACAGGTGTACATAGACTATACCAATTATCAAAAGCAGGAAAATTATCCGTCCCTGCTATGAATGTCAATGATAGTGTAACAAAAACTAAGTTTGATAATCTTTATAGCTGCCGCGAAAGTATTATCGATAG CTTGAAACGATCCACAGATATTATGTTTGGTGGAAAACAAGTTGTAATTTGTGGTTATGGTGAAGTTGGCAAAGGTTGTTGTCAAGCCCTTAAGGGTTTAGGTTGTATCGTTTATATAACTGAGATCGATCCAATTTGTGCTTTACAAGCGAG TATGGACGGTTTTAGAGTAATGAAACTGAATGAAGTAATCCGAAATGTAGATATTGTTATTACCGCAACTGGCAATAAAAATGTAGTTACGCGCGAACACatggataaaatgaaaaacggCTGCGTAGTATGCAATATGGGACACAGTAATACCGAAATAGACATT AACAGTTTACGCACGCCCGATTTAACTTGGGAAAAAGTAAGGTCTCAAGTGGATCATGTTATCTGGCCAGATGGAAAGCGCATCGTGTTATTAGCGGAAGGCCGATTAGTCAACTTGTCTTGTTCCAGCATCCCCTCATTTGTTGTGTCGATCACAGCCGCTACCCAAGCGTTAGCACTAATTGAACTTTTCAACGCACCATCAGGGCGATATAAAAGTGACGTTTATCTGTTACCAAAAAAGATGG ATGAGTACGTGGCATCATTACATCTACCAACGTTTGATGCACATTTGACGGAACTAACAGATGAACAAGCCAAATATATGGGACTTAATAAGGCTGGACCTTTTAAGCCTAATTACTACCG CTATTAA
- the LOC126919616 gene encoding adenosylhomocysteinase-like 1 isoform X3 gives MADSGDAVNSTSSGKEARNTVTDGPVTDPASNNKDSKSGALKKSSRYRSRSLSASSTDSYSSASYTGSSSDEDDVSPREKLQKTENGFTDFCVRNINQHAFGRREIEIAEQEMPGIMALRKRAADDKPLKNAKIVGCTHINAQTAVLIETLVHLGAQVRWAACNIYSTQNEVAAALAHAGYPIFAWRGETEEDFWWCIDKCVAAENWQPNMILDDGGDATHLMLKKYNAMFKMIQGIVEESVTGVHRLYQLSKAGKLSVPAMNVNDSVTKTKFDNLYSCRESIIDSLKRSTDIMFGGKQVVICGYGEVGKGCCQALKGLGCIVYITEIDPICALQASMDGFRVMKLNEVIRNVDIVITATGNKNVVTREHMDKMKNGCVVCNMGHSNTEIDINSLRTPDLTWEKVRSQVDHVIWPDGKRIVLLAEGRLVNLSCSSIPSFVVSITAATQALALIELFNAPSGRYKSDVYLLPKKMDEYVASLHLPTFDAHLTELTDEQAKYMGLNKAGPFKPNYYRY, from the exons ATGGCTGACAGCGGGGATGCTGTGAATAGTACGTCTTCAGGGAAAGAGGCTAGAAATACCGTCACCGATGGTCCCGTCACCGATCCAGCATCAAACAACAAG GATTCCAAGTCTGGAGCTTTGAAGAAGTCGAGCCGTTATCGTAGTCGATCTTTGTCAGCCAGTAGCACAGATAGTTACAGTTCTG CATCTTATACAGGAAGTTCATCGGACGAAGATGACGTGTCACCTCGTGAAAAACTTCAAAAAACAGAAAATGGTTTCACAGATTTTTGTGTGCGCAACATTAATCAACATGCATTTGGTAGAAGAGAGATAGAAATAGCGGAACAAGAAATGCCGGGAATTATGGCACTTCGTAAACGTGCCGCCGATGATAAG CCATTGAAAAATGCTAAAATCGTTGGGTGCACTCATATCAATGCTCAAACTGCTGTTCTTATTGAAACCTTAGTACATTTGGGTGCACAAGTTAGGTGGGCAGCATGTAACATATATTCTACTCAAAATGAAGTGGCTGCTGCCCTGGCTCATGCTGGTTATCCAATTTTCGCTTGGCGTGGTGAAACAGAAGAAGATTTTTGGTGGTGTATTGATAAATGTGTAGCTGCTGAAAATTGGCAACCTAATATGATATTAGATGATGGTGGTGATGCAACACATTTAATGCTCAAAAAATATAATGCTATGTTTAAAATGATTCAAG GAATTGTTGAAGAGAGTGTAACAGGTGTACATAGACTATACCAATTATCAAAAGCAGGAAAATTATCCGTCCCTGCTATGAATGTCAATGATAGTGTAACAAAAACTAAGTTTGATAATCTTTATAGCTGCCGCGAAAGTATTATCGATAG CTTGAAACGATCCACAGATATTATGTTTGGTGGAAAACAAGTTGTAATTTGTGGTTATGGTGAAGTTGGCAAAGGTTGTTGTCAAGCCCTTAAGGGTTTAGGTTGTATCGTTTATATAACTGAGATCGATCCAATTTGTGCTTTACAAGCGAG TATGGACGGTTTTAGAGTAATGAAACTGAATGAAGTAATCCGAAATGTAGATATTGTTATTACCGCAACTGGCAATAAAAATGTAGTTACGCGCGAACACatggataaaatgaaaaacggCTGCGTAGTATGCAATATGGGACACAGTAATACCGAAATAGACATT AACAGTTTACGCACGCCCGATTTAACTTGGGAAAAAGTAAGGTCTCAAGTGGATCATGTTATCTGGCCAGATGGAAAGCGCATCGTGTTATTAGCGGAAGGCCGATTAGTCAACTTGTCTTGTTCCAGCATCCCCTCATTTGTTGTGTCGATCACAGCCGCTACCCAAGCGTTAGCACTAATTGAACTTTTCAACGCACCATCAGGGCGATATAAAAGTGACGTTTATCTGTTACCAAAAAAGATGG ATGAGTACGTGGCATCATTACATCTACCAACGTTTGATGCACATTTGACGGAACTAACAGATGAACAAGCCAAATATATGGGACTTAATAAGGCTGGACCTTTTAAGCCTAATTACTACCG CTATTAA
- the LOC126919616 gene encoding adenosylhomocysteinase-like 1 isoform X4, with protein sequence MADSGDAVNSTSSGKEARNTVTDGPVTDPASNNKDSKSGALKKSSRYRSRSLSASSTDSYSSGSSSDEDDVSPREKLQKTENGFTDFCVRNINQHAFGRREIEIAEQEMPGIMALRKRAADDKPLKNAKIVGCTHINAQTAVLIETLVHLGAQVRWAACNIYSTQNEVAAALAHAGYPIFAWRGETEEDFWWCIDKCVAAENWQPNMILDDGGDATHLMLKKYNAMFKMIQGIVEESVTGVHRLYQLSKAGKLSVPAMNVNDSVTKTKFDNLYSCRESIIDSLKRSTDIMFGGKQVVICGYGEVGKGCCQALKGLGCIVYITEIDPICALQASMDGFRVMKLNEVIRNVDIVITATGNKNVVTREHMDKMKNGCVVCNMGHSNTEIDINSLRTPDLTWEKVRSQVDHVIWPDGKRIVLLAEGRLVNLSCSSIPSFVVSITAATQALALIELFNAPSGRYKSDVYLLPKKMDEYVASLHLPTFDAHLTELTDEQAKYMGLNKAGPFKPNYYRY encoded by the exons ATGGCTGACAGCGGGGATGCTGTGAATAGTACGTCTTCAGGGAAAGAGGCTAGAAATACCGTCACCGATGGTCCCGTCACCGATCCAGCATCAAACAACAAG GATTCCAAGTCTGGAGCTTTGAAGAAGTCGAGCCGTTATCGTAGTCGATCTTTGTCAGCCAGTAGCACAGATAGTTACAGTTCTG GAAGTTCATCGGACGAAGATGACGTGTCACCTCGTGAAAAACTTCAAAAAACAGAAAATGGTTTCACAGATTTTTGTGTGCGCAACATTAATCAACATGCATTTGGTAGAAGAGAGATAGAAATAGCGGAACAAGAAATGCCGGGAATTATGGCACTTCGTAAACGTGCCGCCGATGATAAG CCATTGAAAAATGCTAAAATCGTTGGGTGCACTCATATCAATGCTCAAACTGCTGTTCTTATTGAAACCTTAGTACATTTGGGTGCACAAGTTAGGTGGGCAGCATGTAACATATATTCTACTCAAAATGAAGTGGCTGCTGCCCTGGCTCATGCTGGTTATCCAATTTTCGCTTGGCGTGGTGAAACAGAAGAAGATTTTTGGTGGTGTATTGATAAATGTGTAGCTGCTGAAAATTGGCAACCTAATATGATATTAGATGATGGTGGTGATGCAACACATTTAATGCTCAAAAAATATAATGCTATGTTTAAAATGATTCAAG GAATTGTTGAAGAGAGTGTAACAGGTGTACATAGACTATACCAATTATCAAAAGCAGGAAAATTATCCGTCCCTGCTATGAATGTCAATGATAGTGTAACAAAAACTAAGTTTGATAATCTTTATAGCTGCCGCGAAAGTATTATCGATAG CTTGAAACGATCCACAGATATTATGTTTGGTGGAAAACAAGTTGTAATTTGTGGTTATGGTGAAGTTGGCAAAGGTTGTTGTCAAGCCCTTAAGGGTTTAGGTTGTATCGTTTATATAACTGAGATCGATCCAATTTGTGCTTTACAAGCGAG TATGGACGGTTTTAGAGTAATGAAACTGAATGAAGTAATCCGAAATGTAGATATTGTTATTACCGCAACTGGCAATAAAAATGTAGTTACGCGCGAACACatggataaaatgaaaaacggCTGCGTAGTATGCAATATGGGACACAGTAATACCGAAATAGACATT AACAGTTTACGCACGCCCGATTTAACTTGGGAAAAAGTAAGGTCTCAAGTGGATCATGTTATCTGGCCAGATGGAAAGCGCATCGTGTTATTAGCGGAAGGCCGATTAGTCAACTTGTCTTGTTCCAGCATCCCCTCATTTGTTGTGTCGATCACAGCCGCTACCCAAGCGTTAGCACTAATTGAACTTTTCAACGCACCATCAGGGCGATATAAAAGTGACGTTTATCTGTTACCAAAAAAGATGG ATGAGTACGTGGCATCATTACATCTACCAACGTTTGATGCACATTTGACGGAACTAACAGATGAACAAGCCAAATATATGGGACTTAATAAGGCTGGACCTTTTAAGCCTAATTACTACCG CTATTAA
- the LOC126919616 gene encoding adenosylhomocysteinase-like 1 isoform X1 translates to MADSGDAVNSTSSGKEARNTVTDGPVTDPASNNKSLEASNSAFHGARTKLDSKSGALKKSSRYRSRSLSASSTDSYSSASYTGSSSDEDDVSPREKLQKTENGFTDFCVRNINQHAFGRREIEIAEQEMPGIMALRKRAADDKPLKNAKIVGCTHINAQTAVLIETLVHLGAQVRWAACNIYSTQNEVAAALAHAGYPIFAWRGETEEDFWWCIDKCVAAENWQPNMILDDGGDATHLMLKKYNAMFKMIQGIVEESVTGVHRLYQLSKAGKLSVPAMNVNDSVTKTKFDNLYSCRESIIDSLKRSTDIMFGGKQVVICGYGEVGKGCCQALKGLGCIVYITEIDPICALQASMDGFRVMKLNEVIRNVDIVITATGNKNVVTREHMDKMKNGCVVCNMGHSNTEIDINSLRTPDLTWEKVRSQVDHVIWPDGKRIVLLAEGRLVNLSCSSIPSFVVSITAATQALALIELFNAPSGRYKSDVYLLPKKMDEYVASLHLPTFDAHLTELTDEQAKYMGLNKAGPFKPNYYRY, encoded by the exons ATGGCTGACAGCGGGGATGCTGTGAATAGTACGTCTTCAGGGAAAGAGGCTAGAAATACCGTCACCGATGGTCCCGTCACCGATCCAGCATCAAACAACAAG AGCCTAGAGGCATCAAATAGTGCCTTTCACGGCGCGAGAACAAAATTA GATTCCAAGTCTGGAGCTTTGAAGAAGTCGAGCCGTTATCGTAGTCGATCTTTGTCAGCCAGTAGCACAGATAGTTACAGTTCTG CATCTTATACAGGAAGTTCATCGGACGAAGATGACGTGTCACCTCGTGAAAAACTTCAAAAAACAGAAAATGGTTTCACAGATTTTTGTGTGCGCAACATTAATCAACATGCATTTGGTAGAAGAGAGATAGAAATAGCGGAACAAGAAATGCCGGGAATTATGGCACTTCGTAAACGTGCCGCCGATGATAAG CCATTGAAAAATGCTAAAATCGTTGGGTGCACTCATATCAATGCTCAAACTGCTGTTCTTATTGAAACCTTAGTACATTTGGGTGCACAAGTTAGGTGGGCAGCATGTAACATATATTCTACTCAAAATGAAGTGGCTGCTGCCCTGGCTCATGCTGGTTATCCAATTTTCGCTTGGCGTGGTGAAACAGAAGAAGATTTTTGGTGGTGTATTGATAAATGTGTAGCTGCTGAAAATTGGCAACCTAATATGATATTAGATGATGGTGGTGATGCAACACATTTAATGCTCAAAAAATATAATGCTATGTTTAAAATGATTCAAG GAATTGTTGAAGAGAGTGTAACAGGTGTACATAGACTATACCAATTATCAAAAGCAGGAAAATTATCCGTCCCTGCTATGAATGTCAATGATAGTGTAACAAAAACTAAGTTTGATAATCTTTATAGCTGCCGCGAAAGTATTATCGATAG CTTGAAACGATCCACAGATATTATGTTTGGTGGAAAACAAGTTGTAATTTGTGGTTATGGTGAAGTTGGCAAAGGTTGTTGTCAAGCCCTTAAGGGTTTAGGTTGTATCGTTTATATAACTGAGATCGATCCAATTTGTGCTTTACAAGCGAG TATGGACGGTTTTAGAGTAATGAAACTGAATGAAGTAATCCGAAATGTAGATATTGTTATTACCGCAACTGGCAATAAAAATGTAGTTACGCGCGAACACatggataaaatgaaaaacggCTGCGTAGTATGCAATATGGGACACAGTAATACCGAAATAGACATT AACAGTTTACGCACGCCCGATTTAACTTGGGAAAAAGTAAGGTCTCAAGTGGATCATGTTATCTGGCCAGATGGAAAGCGCATCGTGTTATTAGCGGAAGGCCGATTAGTCAACTTGTCTTGTTCCAGCATCCCCTCATTTGTTGTGTCGATCACAGCCGCTACCCAAGCGTTAGCACTAATTGAACTTTTCAACGCACCATCAGGGCGATATAAAAGTGACGTTTATCTGTTACCAAAAAAGATGG ATGAGTACGTGGCATCATTACATCTACCAACGTTTGATGCACATTTGACGGAACTAACAGATGAACAAGCCAAATATATGGGACTTAATAAGGCTGGACCTTTTAAGCCTAATTACTACCG CTATTAA